Proteins encoded together in one Caldicellulosiruptor saccharolyticus DSM 8903 window:
- a CDS encoding ABC transporter substrate-binding protein — MLKSKIFKKLVSIVLIVCLITSVAVVISNTTQKAEASSKLGDISFLRPGFSKESLKSTDLFNKAVTKAIEDYQKKYGGKVNIVYSDWNNWQNKIIARMAAGDPIDVIFGSVGTFPSHFTRGLVQPLDKYVDLKAPYINKRAMDYAFKYNGHYYLASQKGSNVPWLVIYNKDLMLEEGIDEEEMPLALYKRGKWNWDTFAALAKKLTADTNKDGKIDRYGVNFWAATALVYSNGVAFVSIDKTGKGKLNFDNAALQRALNFYKKGAKEGWLARDWDITVSGLKKRQTVMLVAPQYKFDQDKREVEDELEAAPLPLGPDNKTGLYPFDADGYGIMKGSKNPVGAGKFINLLLESVQKNHDDVNAKNRPKYLVDFVNKLAQKSFYPALGEGLMGMPHWDIFGRVDSSDSVASALSSLRPQIEKNIKDAQTGRVEVVYKQFKPFTINFEDGKNSFKLLDTSKKTVKLSVVSGKDAIKGKSLKVTWDQSKDGKEIYVVTDPAKVKIYGWHDYKISFEVKVLKAVTAGKTTVSCTILSEPKSGAKSYGNISKTIDRGQTVYKVEGNITNIPDNSQKMSLRIGITEGGDFVIDNIKVEEIE, encoded by the coding sequence ATGCTAAAATCAAAAATTTTCAAAAAACTTGTTTCTATTGTACTTATCGTTTGCTTAATTACTTCAGTTGCTGTAGTCATTAGCAACACAACCCAAAAGGCAGAAGCATCATCTAAATTAGGTGACATTTCTTTCCTTAGACCTGGTTTTTCTAAAGAGAGTCTTAAAAGCACAGACCTTTTCAACAAAGCAGTTACAAAAGCAATAGAAGATTACCAAAAGAAGTATGGTGGAAAAGTTAACATCGTATACTCAGATTGGAACAACTGGCAAAACAAAATAATAGCAAGAATGGCTGCGGGCGATCCAATTGACGTCATATTTGGTTCAGTTGGTACTTTCCCATCTCATTTTACACGAGGTCTTGTACAACCGCTTGATAAATATGTTGACTTAAAAGCACCATACATTAATAAAAGAGCAATGGATTATGCATTTAAGTACAATGGTCATTACTACTTGGCATCTCAAAAAGGTTCAAATGTGCCATGGTTAGTTATATATAATAAGGATTTAATGTTAGAAGAAGGTATAGATGAAGAAGAAATGCCACTTGCACTTTACAAAAGAGGAAAATGGAATTGGGATACATTTGCTGCACTGGCAAAAAAATTAACTGCGGACACCAATAAAGATGGAAAAATTGACAGATATGGAGTTAACTTCTGGGCAGCTACTGCTCTGGTATATTCAAATGGTGTTGCATTTGTTTCGATCGACAAAACAGGAAAAGGAAAGTTAAATTTCGACAATGCTGCACTTCAGAGAGCTTTGAATTTTTACAAGAAGGGTGCCAAAGAAGGATGGCTTGCACGTGACTGGGATATAACAGTTTCCGGTCTTAAAAAGAGACAGACCGTAATGCTTGTTGCACCACAGTATAAATTTGACCAGGATAAAAGAGAAGTTGAAGATGAACTTGAAGCAGCTCCATTGCCATTAGGGCCTGACAATAAGACAGGTTTGTATCCGTTTGATGCCGATGGGTATGGTATCATGAAAGGTTCAAAGAATCCTGTTGGCGCAGGGAAATTTATCAATTTACTATTAGAAAGCGTTCAGAAAAATCATGATGATGTTAATGCAAAGAATAGGCCAAAGTATCTTGTAGATTTTGTAAATAAGCTTGCTCAAAAGTCTTTCTATCCAGCATTAGGTGAAGGTTTAATGGGTATGCCACATTGGGATATATTTGGAAGAGTTGATAGTTCAGATTCAGTTGCATCAGCATTGTCAAGCTTAAGACCACAAATTGAAAAGAACATCAAGGATGCACAGACTGGCAGAGTCGAAGTTGTTTACAAACAGTTTAAGCCATTTACAATTAATTTTGAAGATGGAAAGAACAGCTTTAAGTTGTTAGATACATCAAAGAAAACTGTTAAACTTTCAGTTGTATCAGGAAAAGATGCAATTAAAGGCAAGTCATTGAAAGTTACATGGGATCAATCAAAAGACGGCAAAGAGATTTATGTTGTAACTGATCCAGCAAAAGTAAAGATATATGGCTGGCATGATTATAAAATTAGCTTTGAGGTAAAAGTGTTAAAAGCTGTAACAGCAGGTAAGACCACAGTATCCTGCACAATACTCAGCGAACCAAAGTCTGGTGCAAAGTCGTACGGTAATATTTCAAAAACAATCGATAGAGGTCAGACAGTATACAAAGTAGAAGGAAATATTACAAATATTCCTGACAACTCACAGAAAATGTCCTTGAGAATTGGTATAACAGAAGGTGGAGACTTTGTAATTGACAACATAAAGGTTGAAGAGATTGAGTAG
- a CDS encoding DUF5696 domain-containing protein, giving the protein MILHRRLKIIFNIFNISISVLVLLGYVQFSQFALANNITYKKMASNNRFELYVNEKYGYIKVLDKKTNTAWLSNPENWRDDPIAAGSMRTQLASQMVLKYAFMESYTVQTVNSYAGSAMKKGLKIKKIKDGFIATYTFKKEGFIIPLSVTINSDYVNVDILVNQIKELKKDKYRLVSIQLLPFFGAGSIKESGYIVVPDGSGAVINFNNKKGNEEYSQRVYGPDYALVREHNVYVTQYARLPVFGLKKGNVGYLAVITEGDSKSIINAYTSGSRTSYNQVFSEFIVREQDSITFKEKQWNEETFNIFENNIPSQTKYSVRYYFLNKDKSDYVAMAEKYREYLIKEKGLKKNNQDQLPVYIELYGGVKKIKYIVGVPRNITIPLTTFKDAQEIVKEVKNLGIKDVVVKYTGWYDNGVFYNLPVNLDPEGVLGGRNELQKMLNYFSQNKTKVYFDVDFVTFRKGSLFYPINVVATKSMKKVPTKLVRYSPATCYPDDDYPVLFMLSPNYVGRFVKSAIPSKLNFTKNISISSISKMLYSDFGTRQINRLQTEKIFEQIVGYIKNRHYNLLLTEPNGYLITNASEIVDIPIYSSKFAIEDYEIPFYQMVLRGYIPYSTPSVNDYSSEWLWKLKVLESGSYIKFTWTARNEDELKETICDYLYSSNYKLWLDDLKKVYKELYPVLSKIKNKKFLEHRLLKEGLVLVKFEGGTEIIINYTSTDQRVYNTVVKARNFKVIE; this is encoded by the coding sequence TTGATTTTGCATAGAAGACTTAAAATTATTTTTAATATATTTAATATATCAATTAGTGTTTTAGTTCTTCTGGGGTACGTGCAATTTTCTCAATTTGCTTTGGCAAATAATATAACTTACAAAAAAATGGCATCTAACAACAGATTTGAATTGTATGTAAATGAAAAATATGGATATATTAAAGTACTTGACAAAAAGACAAACACAGCTTGGCTAAGCAATCCAGAAAACTGGCGTGATGATCCTATTGCGGCAGGTAGTATGCGAACCCAACTTGCTTCGCAGATGGTTTTAAAGTATGCATTCATGGAATCTTACACTGTGCAAACAGTAAACAGTTATGCTGGGTCTGCCATGAAAAAGGGATTAAAAATTAAAAAGATAAAAGACGGATTTATTGCGACATATACTTTCAAAAAAGAAGGGTTTATAATACCCCTTTCAGTTACCATAAATAGTGACTATGTCAATGTTGACATTTTGGTAAACCAAATAAAAGAGCTGAAAAAAGACAAATATAGATTAGTTTCAATCCAGCTTCTACCTTTTTTCGGTGCAGGAAGCATTAAAGAAAGTGGATATATAGTTGTTCCAGACGGGAGTGGTGCTGTTATAAACTTTAATAACAAGAAGGGCAATGAAGAATATTCCCAGCGTGTTTATGGTCCTGATTATGCCTTGGTTCGGGAACATAATGTTTATGTGACACAGTATGCAAGACTTCCAGTCTTCGGTTTAAAAAAGGGAAATGTTGGATATTTAGCAGTGATAACTGAAGGTGATTCAAAATCAATCATAAATGCGTATACAAGTGGTTCAAGAACCTCATACAATCAAGTTTTCAGTGAATTTATTGTAAGAGAGCAAGATAGTATAACCTTTAAAGAAAAGCAATGGAATGAAGAGACATTTAATATATTTGAAAATAACATACCCTCGCAGACAAAATATTCTGTAAGATATTATTTCCTCAATAAAGACAAGTCTGATTATGTTGCAATGGCAGAAAAATATAGGGAGTATTTGATAAAAGAAAAAGGGCTCAAGAAAAATAATCAGGATCAATTACCAGTTTATATTGAACTCTATGGCGGAGTTAAGAAAATTAAATATATTGTAGGGGTGCCAAGAAATATAACAATTCCATTGACAACTTTTAAGGATGCTCAAGAAATTGTCAAGGAGGTCAAGAATCTGGGGATTAAAGATGTAGTTGTAAAATACACAGGGTGGTACGATAACGGTGTTTTCTATAATTTGCCAGTAAATTTAGATCCTGAAGGTGTTTTGGGTGGTAGAAATGAACTTCAAAAAATGCTGAACTACTTTTCACAAAATAAAACGAAGGTATACTTTGATGTAGATTTTGTAACCTTCAGAAAAGGTTCATTATTTTACCCGATAAATGTGGTTGCAACAAAGTCAATGAAAAAGGTTCCTACAAAGCTTGTAAGATATTCACCTGCAACGTGCTATCCGGACGACGATTATCCGGTATTGTTTATGTTATCTCCTAATTATGTTGGTAGATTTGTCAAAAGTGCTATTCCTAGTAAACTTAATTTTACAAAAAATATCTCAATTTCATCAATTTCAAAGATGCTATATTCAGACTTTGGAACAAGGCAAATAAACAGGTTACAGACAGAAAAGATATTTGAACAAATTGTTGGGTATATAAAAAATAGACATTATAATTTGTTGCTAACAGAACCAAATGGTTATCTTATTACAAACGCAAGTGAAATTGTTGATATTCCCATTTACAGTAGCAAATTTGCAATAGAAGATTATGAAATACCATTTTATCAGATGGTACTGCGTGGCTATATTCCATATTCAACACCATCAGTCAATGACTATTCAAGCGAATGGCTTTGGAAGCTGAAAGTATTGGAAAGTGGTTCGTATATAAAGTTTACTTGGACTGCTCGAAATGAAGATGAATTAAAAGAAACCATATGCGATTATTTGTATTCATCAAATTATAAGTTATGGCTTGATGATTTGAAAAAGGTCTACAAAGAACTCTATCCAGTTTTAAGTAAAATCAAGAACAAGAAATTTTTAGAACACAGATTATTAAAAGAGGGATTAGTACTTGTAAAATTTGAAGGTGGGACGGAGATAATAATTAACTATACATCAACAGACCAAAGGGTATATAATACAGTGGTTAAAGCAAGAAACTTCAAAGTGATAGAATAA
- a CDS encoding carbohydrate ABC transporter permease, protein MKNVKSLSMSYIGKRLNVNEVTKSVAKKRLFIVLKKVFLYAFVICMSYILLYPILFLISNALRSKEDLFDPSVIWIPKHITFSNFEYANVLLSYPTAIKNTLLMLIPSVIIQTFISMMVGYGFARFRFAEREILFTILLFTIVVPLQTIIVPLYVKFRYFDFLYIGKLLGFITGKPLTVNLLDTPWPFYILNLFGMGIRSSLYIFVFRQFFRNMPVELEEAAKIDGCGPFSTFIRIMVPNATGAIITVMLFSIVWHWNDYYVSAMFYNENLPISVMLTVLNNRMSMIQDAYNFSSEDIYLMGSTVLEAGCLMVILPLIVIYIIGQRYFTESIERTGIVG, encoded by the coding sequence ATGAAAAATGTAAAAAGTTTAAGTATGTCATATATTGGTAAAAGATTAAATGTAAATGAGGTTACAAAATCAGTAGCTAAGAAACGTTTATTCATTGTGCTAAAGAAAGTATTTCTCTATGCATTTGTAATATGTATGAGCTACATACTACTTTACCCAATATTGTTTTTAATTAGTAATGCGCTGAGGTCGAAGGAAGACTTGTTTGATCCGAGTGTTATTTGGATACCCAAACATATTACATTTTCCAACTTTGAATATGCTAATGTACTTCTATCATATCCAACAGCAATAAAAAATACACTGCTTATGCTCATACCATCAGTTATTATTCAAACTTTTATAAGTATGATGGTGGGATATGGATTTGCGAGATTTAGATTTGCAGAAAGAGAAATACTTTTTACTATATTATTATTTACTATTGTAGTACCGTTACAGACGATAATTGTTCCGCTGTACGTAAAATTCAGATACTTTGATTTTCTTTACATCGGGAAGCTTTTGGGTTTTATAACTGGTAAGCCGCTTACAGTAAATCTTTTAGATACCCCTTGGCCATTTTACATTTTAAATCTTTTCGGAATGGGTATAAGATCAAGCTTGTACATCTTTGTATTCAGGCAATTTTTCAGAAATATGCCTGTTGAATTAGAAGAAGCAGCAAAAATTGACGGGTGTGGCCCATTTTCAACCTTTATTAGAATAATGGTTCCGAATGCAACAGGTGCAATAATTACGGTTATGCTTTTTTCAATAGTTTGGCATTGGAACGATTATTATGTTTCAGCTATGTTTTATAATGAAAACCTTCCGATTTCAGTTATGCTAACTGTTTTAAATAACAGGATGAGTATGATACAAGATGCGTATAACTTCTCTTCAGAGGACATATATTTAATGGGCTCTACTGTCTTAGAAGCTGGGTGTTTGATGGTAATTTTGCCGCTTATAGTGATATATATAATAGGGCAGAGGTACTTTACAGAGAGTATCGAGAGAACGGGTATTGTTGGTTAA
- a CDS encoding family 43 glycosylhydrolase yields MANKLLRWIKKIVLPAILVICLILSAFVNFQINKAYSSSNQQGGSKLLQNNTISSNPIILSDIPDPDIIRVGNDYYMVSTTMHLTPGVPIMHSTDLVNWRIIGYVYDRLEDNDAHNLKNGMNIYGKGQWAPCIRYYKGKFYVLFGALDTGKTYLFSSKNITGPWERVEFNEYLHDPSLLFDDNGKAYIIYGGSEIRVKELMPDLKAINLKGLNKVIIKSKIDGLEEGSHAYKINGKYYITTIRWEKGGIREECVYRADKIDGPYEGRVVLSDTLGYKNNGVAQGGLIDTPDGKWYAMLFQDHDAVGRVPVLVPVRWENGWPVFGDEKGKVPLKFVKPGQSSFETEVVKSDEFYQEKAESNPRRFEVKRNAEITKDVELVINNNFARGTIGWKGREGAKLEVVSEGNKNIIHVYNRTGPRSGIQQNLTGRVEKGKKYKAVFRVKYVKGPDTKEFILAAKITSNGKESYQELIKGFANKNEWTSISGTFTISQDIETVYLFIQTPVTEKPDKNNDLVDYFVEYVSVKEVLVTQKESEEVAPNGSVLNLTWQWNHNPDNSKWSLLERKGFLRLKTCNVVSDIQQARNTLTQRTLGPKCSGWILMDVRNMKDGDYAGLAAFQKEYGFIGVKKQDKEFYIVMVEKGKEVEYTKLQQSMVYLKIDFDFEIDKAYFYYSYNGINWIKFGSDLTMRYTIPHFMGYRFAIFNFATKQTGGYVDIDFFKFSNKLTGEKTEEDFKVYLKEDIIELRNDIDKNYELTVSLNSLPKGKKATQINILLKFPRELDVFEALVADKRIKNAVVLVEKKGSDQALINIKNIDTEVLDSGNRWIDLVNIKLKQREKLTESTSDEIRIQSLTVEYEKEKINYRSESAVTKVKFVAPKTPVGKIPPNANPLIAHKFGADPAVLVYKNRVYIYLTNDILEYDDNGNIKDNTYSKINKITIISSDDLINWTDHGEIEVAGPNGIAKWATQSWAPSIAYKKINGKDKFFLYFANNASGIGVLTSDTPVGPWEDPIGRPLISRSTPGVEGVVWLFDPAVLVDGDGKAYIYFGGGVPQGQDAMPNTARVMQLGDDMISVVGSAVTIPAPFMFEDSGINKIGNTYYYSYCTNFYSGARPQGSPPAGVIAYMTSKSPMGPWEYKGVILKNPGNFFGVGGNNHHQLFEFNGKWYIAYHAQTLAKDMGVAKGYRSPHINQVEIENGKIKEVIADYRGIAQVKYFDPYKMVEAETFAWCAGISTKKANASNSMCLTGIDSGDWIALSKVDFGNVGPQKFEAMVSNINGKGYIEIKIDSVDGKIIGVVEVQPQDSSSTHWVKVETNVDKVTGVHDVYFVFKGENEKNLFDMDCWKFVK; encoded by the coding sequence ATGGCAAATAAGTTATTGAGATGGATTAAAAAGATTGTATTACCTGCTATATTAGTCATATGCTTAATTTTATCTGCATTTGTGAATTTTCAAATCAATAAAGCTTATAGTTCATCTAACCAACAGGGAGGTTCAAAATTGCTGCAAAATAATACAATTTCCTCTAACCCAATAATCTTATCCGATATTCCTGACCCTGATATCATCAGAGTAGGAAATGACTACTACATGGTTAGTACAACTATGCATCTGACTCCAGGAGTGCCCATAATGCACTCAACAGATCTTGTTAACTGGAGAATAATAGGCTATGTTTATGACAGATTAGAAGACAATGATGCGCATAATTTAAAAAATGGGATGAATATTTATGGCAAAGGACAATGGGCTCCATGCATTCGCTACTACAAAGGAAAGTTTTATGTTTTATTTGGAGCATTAGATACTGGCAAGACATATCTTTTTAGTTCAAAAAATATTACAGGTCCTTGGGAAAGAGTTGAATTTAACGAATATTTACATGACCCTTCTCTTTTGTTTGATGATAACGGCAAAGCCTACATAATCTATGGTGGCTCGGAGATAAGAGTTAAGGAACTCATGCCTGATTTGAAAGCAATCAACCTTAAGGGACTAAACAAGGTTATAATAAAATCAAAAATAGATGGGTTGGAAGAAGGCTCTCATGCATATAAGATAAATGGCAAATATTACATAACAACAATTCGATGGGAAAAGGGGGGAATAAGAGAAGAGTGTGTATACAGAGCCGACAAGATTGATGGTCCATACGAGGGAAGAGTTGTACTTAGTGATACTTTAGGTTATAAGAACAACGGAGTTGCCCAGGGTGGATTAATTGATACACCGGACGGAAAATGGTACGCAATGCTATTTCAAGACCATGATGCTGTCGGACGTGTTCCTGTTCTTGTACCTGTAAGGTGGGAAAATGGATGGCCAGTATTTGGCGACGAAAAAGGGAAAGTACCACTTAAATTTGTGAAGCCTGGGCAGAGTAGCTTTGAGACAGAAGTAGTAAAAAGCGATGAATTTTATCAAGAAAAAGCTGAATCTAATCCAAGAAGATTTGAGGTTAAAAGGAATGCGGAGATCACAAAGGATGTTGAATTAGTTATTAATAATAATTTTGCCAGAGGCACAATTGGGTGGAAAGGCAGAGAAGGAGCAAAGCTTGAGGTTGTAAGTGAAGGCAACAAGAATATAATCCACGTGTATAATAGAACTGGTCCCAGGTCTGGTATTCAACAGAATTTAACAGGTAGAGTAGAAAAAGGGAAAAAGTATAAAGCAGTGTTTAGAGTCAAATATGTTAAAGGTCCTGATACAAAAGAGTTCATTTTAGCTGCGAAGATAACGTCAAACGGTAAGGAAAGCTATCAGGAGCTTATAAAGGGTTTTGCAAATAAAAATGAATGGACATCTATATCTGGAACATTTACAATTAGCCAAGATATAGAAACCGTTTACTTATTTATACAAACTCCTGTAACTGAAAAACCAGATAAAAATAATGATTTGGTAGATTACTTCGTAGAATATGTTTCGGTAAAAGAGGTTTTGGTTACACAAAAAGAATCAGAAGAAGTAGCACCAAATGGTTCTGTATTGAATTTGACATGGCAGTGGAACCATAACCCAGACAATTCTAAGTGGTCTTTATTAGAAAGAAAAGGTTTTCTTAGATTAAAAACATGCAATGTAGTAAGTGATATCCAACAAGCACGAAATACACTTACTCAGCGAACTCTTGGACCAAAATGTTCTGGATGGATATTGATGGATGTAAGAAATATGAAAGATGGTGATTATGCTGGACTTGCTGCATTTCAAAAAGAGTATGGCTTTATTGGCGTAAAAAAACAAGATAAAGAATTTTACATTGTAATGGTTGAAAAAGGCAAGGAAGTAGAATACACAAAACTTCAACAGTCAATGGTTTATTTAAAAATAGATTTTGACTTTGAAATAGATAAAGCGTATTTTTATTACAGTTACAATGGAATAAATTGGATAAAATTTGGTTCAGATTTAACAATGCGCTATACTATCCCACACTTTATGGGCTATAGGTTTGCAATATTCAATTTTGCTACTAAACAAACCGGCGGTTACGTAGATATCGATTTCTTTAAATTTTCAAACAAGCTCACAGGGGAAAAAACTGAAGAGGATTTTAAAGTCTATCTTAAGGAAGATATCATTGAACTAAGGAATGATATCGATAAAAACTATGAATTAACAGTTTCGCTAAATAGCTTACCAAAGGGCAAGAAAGCTACACAAATCAATATACTTCTGAAATTTCCTAGGGAGCTTGATGTTTTTGAGGCTCTTGTTGCTGATAAGCGGATTAAAAATGCAGTTGTTTTAGTTGAGAAGAAAGGTAGTGATCAAGCATTAATAAATATTAAGAATATTGATACTGAGGTATTAGACAGCGGCAATAGATGGATAGATTTAGTTAATATTAAATTAAAGCAAAGAGAGAAATTAACAGAATCTACTAGTGATGAAATTAGAATTCAATCATTGACTGTAGAATATGAAAAAGAAAAGATCAACTATAGGAGTGAAAGTGCAGTGACAAAGGTAAAATTTGTAGCACCAAAAACACCTGTTGGCAAAATTCCACCAAATGCAAATCCGTTAATAGCCCACAAGTTTGGTGCTGACCCTGCAGTTTTAGTCTATAAGAACAGGGTTTATATATATCTTACAAATGATATTTTGGAGTATGATGATAATGGCAACATTAAGGATAACACATACAGCAAAATAAACAAAATTACCATAATCTCTTCGGATGACCTTATAAACTGGACAGACCATGGAGAGATTGAAGTAGCCGGTCCAAACGGTATTGCTAAATGGGCAACTCAATCGTGGGCACCGAGCATAGCTTACAAGAAGATAAATGGAAAAGATAAGTTTTTCCTTTATTTTGCTAATAATGCAAGCGGTATAGGAGTTTTAACATCAGACACTCCAGTAGGTCCTTGGGAAGATCCTATCGGAAGACCATTGATTTCAAGGTCAACACCAGGTGTTGAAGGAGTTGTGTGGCTGTTTGATCCCGCGGTCTTAGTAGATGGTGATGGCAAAGCATATATTTATTTTGGTGGAGGAGTTCCACAAGGCCAGGATGCTATGCCGAATACTGCACGTGTGATGCAACTTGGCGATGATATGATAAGCGTTGTTGGCAGTGCTGTTACTATTCCAGCACCCTTCATGTTTGAAGACTCCGGGATAAACAAAATTGGCAATACCTATTACTATTCCTACTGTACAAACTTCTACAGCGGAGCAAGACCGCAAGGCAGTCCGCCTGCTGGTGTAATTGCATACATGACAAGCAAAAGTCCAATGGGACCGTGGGAATACAAGGGGGTTATACTTAAAAATCCTGGCAACTTCTTTGGTGTTGGTGGCAATAACCATCACCAGTTGTTTGAATTTAATGGCAAGTGGTATATAGCATACCATGCACAGACCCTTGCAAAGGATATGGGAGTTGCGAAAGGTTACAGGTCACCGCATATAAACCAGGTGGAGATTGAAAATGGTAAAATAAAAGAAGTAATTGCCGACTACAGAGGAATAGCTCAGGTGAAATATTTTGACCCATACAAAATGGTTGAGGCAGAGACATTTGCTTGGTGTGCAGGAATTTCAACAAAGAAAGCAAATGCGAGCAATAGTATGTGTTTAACAGGTATAGACAGTGGGGATTGGATTGCGCTTTCTAAGGTTGACTTTGGAAATGTAGGTCCACAGAAATTTGAGGCGATGGTTTCTAACATCAACGGGAAAGGCTATATAGAAATCAAGATAGACTCAGTTGATGGCAAAATAATTGGAGTTGTAGAAGTTCAGCCGCAAGATAGCTCTTCTACCCACTGGGTTAAAGTAGAGACAAATGTTGACAAAGTAACAGGTGTGCACGATGTATACTTTGTGTTTAAGGGAGAAAATGAGAAAAATCTATTTGATATGGATTGCTGGAAATTTGTAAAGTAA
- a CDS encoding carbohydrate ABC transporter permease — protein sequence MIKTNPFKQIFSRKLSLKQKEAMYGRLFVLPWVIGLIVFFIIPFVNSVYYTFQKLSLGDQGLEFSFIGWENYIYAFTKDPNYVKNLTSSITSMLYEVPIVIVFSIFVAYLLKDEFKGRTFARTIFFFPVIIASGVVITVLKENVLGGSTSNMVASSTTIFKAENLRAVLINAGIPRWFSMYVVDIVNKIFDLTWRSGVQILLILAALHNIPKSFYEVAVIEGATEWEKFWKITFPMISPTVYVAIIYSIIDYFTDYGNQVMRMVVDEANKGRFEYSTTIAIIYFLVVMVIILIVNRVIGKRVVYLT from the coding sequence ATGATTAAAACAAATCCTTTTAAACAAATTTTTAGTAGAAAACTGTCATTGAAACAAAAAGAGGCAATGTATGGTCGATTGTTTGTTCTTCCATGGGTAATTGGATTGATTGTCTTTTTCATAATACCATTTGTAAATTCGGTCTACTATACATTTCAGAAGTTAAGTTTAGGGGACCAAGGATTGGAGTTTTCATTCATTGGTTGGGAAAACTATATATACGCGTTCACAAAAGACCCGAATTATGTCAAAAATCTTACATCTTCAATTACCAGTATGTTATATGAAGTGCCAATTGTAATAGTATTTAGCATATTTGTTGCTTACCTACTAAAGGATGAATTCAAGGGAAGAACCTTTGCAAGAACAATATTTTTCTTTCCAGTGATAATTGCTTCTGGGGTTGTAATAACGGTACTAAAGGAAAATGTTTTAGGTGGAAGTACTTCTAACATGGTTGCATCATCTACAACAATTTTTAAGGCAGAGAATTTAAGGGCTGTGTTAATAAATGCAGGTATACCCCGATGGTTTAGCATGTATGTCGTAGATATCGTAAATAAAATATTCGATTTAACCTGGAGATCAGGGGTACAGATTCTCTTGATATTGGCAGCATTGCATAACATACCGAAGAGCTTTTATGAAGTTGCAGTAATTGAAGGCGCAACAGAGTGGGAGAAGTTTTGGAAAATAACATTTCCAATGATATCCCCCACAGTGTATGTAGCAATCATATATTCAATCATCGATTATTTCACCGATTATGGCAATCAAGTAATGAGAATGGTTGTAGATGAAGCAAATAAAGGACGGTTTGAATATAGTACTACCATTGCTATCATATATTTCTTAGTGGTTATGGTTATTATACTGATAGTTAACAGAGTAATTGGAAAACGAGTGGTATATTTGACGTAA